The Eublepharis macularius isolate TG4126 chromosome 3, MPM_Emac_v1.0, whole genome shotgun sequence genome has a window encoding:
- the BIVM gene encoding basic immunoglobulin-like variable motif-containing protein isoform X2 has protein sequence MKKQGTKKLSVEKKSKQYRDCPQHYALEEIKQRKVLDLRRWYCISRPQYKTSCGISSLVSCWNFLYSTIGVGNLPPITQEEALHILGFQPPFEEIRFGPFTGNTTLMRWFRQINDHFHVKGCSYFLYKPHGKNKTAGETAFGALSKLTQGLQDESMAYIYHCQNHYFCPIGYEATPVKPAKAYKGPLLQQEVEHWILIGEPSRKHPTIHCKKWADIVTDLNTQNPEYLDIRHLERGLQYRKTKKAGGNLHCIIGLQKLHWQRFGPWNYPFGNSRSELHVQSQPQGIAKSESEDNISKKPHGRLGRSFSAGFHQESVWKKLSHLHERRSSGFQSYTDYDGND, from the exons ATGAAGAAGCAAGGAACAAAGAAATTGTCTGTAGAAAAGAAGAGTAAACAATACAGAGATTGCCCGCAGCACTATGCCCTTGAAGAAATAAAACAACGAAAAGTGTTAGATCTTCGAAGATG GTACTGTATAAGTCGGCCACAATATAAGACATCCTGTGGCATTTCTTCTCTGGTATCTTGCTGGAATTTCCTGTATAGCACAATAGGAGTAGGAAA CTTACCACCCATAACTCAAGAAGAAGCTTTACATATATTGGGTTTTCAACCCCCTTTTGAAGAAATTAGATTTGGTCCATTTACTGGCAATACTACTTTAATGAG GTGGTTTAGACAAATTAATGATCATTTCCATGTAAAAGGATGTTCATATTTTCTGTATAAACCTCATGGTAAGAATAAGACAGCGGGAGAGACTG ctTTTGGAGCATTGTCAAAGTTAACACAAGGATTGCAAGATGAATCAATGGCCTACATCTATCATTGTCAAAATCATTATTTTTGCCCAATTGGATATGAAGCAACCCCAGTAAAACCTGCAAAGGCATACAA AGGGCCTCTCTTACAGCAAGAAGTTGAACATTGGATACTGATTGGTGAACCAAGCAGAAAACACCCCACCATTCACTGCAAAAA GTGGGCAGATATTGTAACTGACTTAAATACTCAAAATCCAGAATACCTAGACATTCGACACCTAGAAAGGGGTCTTCAGTATCGAAAGACAAAGAAG GCAGGGGGAAACCTTCATTGCATCATTGGTCTTCAGAAGCTCCACTGGCAAAGGTTTGGTCCCTGGAATTACCCATTTGGAAATAGTAGGTCAGAATTGCATGTACAGTCCCAGCCGCAGGGTATAGCCAAATCTGAAAGTGAAGACAACATCTCAAAGAAGCCGCATGGGCGTCTGGGCAGATCTTTCAGTGCTGGCTTCCACCAAGAGTCTGTCTGGAAGAAGTTGTCTCATCTTCATGAAAGACGGAGCAGTGGCTTTCAGAGTTACACAGACTATGATGGGAATGACTAA
- the BIVM gene encoding basic immunoglobulin-like variable motif-containing protein isoform X1 has protein sequence MPNIADSHLESHGSGENEHGSGKKTSEINHHGTIKPFCASGTSVASLRSSGDRHYPWGCPVTHTREKFYTICSDYAFLNQVTSIRKSPSATVGACLQDNAALNVGINSSGFIGIRTDASDIVYNEDANLESLSSSLGKLPLAWEIDKSEFNETAPDLKNRAGNMKKQGTKKLSVEKKSKQYRDCPQHYALEEIKQRKVLDLRRWYCISRPQYKTSCGISSLVSCWNFLYSTIGVGNLPPITQEEALHILGFQPPFEEIRFGPFTGNTTLMRWFRQINDHFHVKGCSYFLYKPHGKNKTAGETAFGALSKLTQGLQDESMAYIYHCQNHYFCPIGYEATPVKPAKAYKGPLLQQEVEHWILIGEPSRKHPTIHCKKWADIVTDLNTQNPEYLDIRHLERGLQYRKTKKAGGNLHCIIGLQKLHWQRFGPWNYPFGNSRSELHVQSQPQGIAKSESEDNISKKPHGRLGRSFSAGFHQESVWKKLSHLHERRSSGFQSYTDYDGND, from the exons ATGCCTAACATTGCAGACTCTCACTTAGAGAGTCATGGTTCTGGAGAAAATGAGCATGGATCTGGAAAAAAAACTTCAGAAATTAATCATCATGGTACCATAAAACCATTTTGTGCTTCAGGTACCTCTGTTGCTTCTTTGAGATCCAGCGGAGACAGGCATTATCCGTGGGGATGTCCCGTGACTCACACCAGAGAGAAGTTTTACACTATCTGTTCAGACTATGCTTTTTTAAACCAGGTGACATCTATTCGCAAAAGCCCAAGTGCTACAGTTGGTGCCTGCTTACAAGACAATGCTGCCTTAAACGTTGGAATTAATTCTTCTGGTTTTATTGGCATTCGAACCGATGCATCGGACATAGTTTATAATGAAGATGCTAACCTGGAAAGTTTGTCCAGTAGTCTTGGGAAACTTCCACTGGCATGGGAAATTGATAAATCTGAATTCAATGAGACAGCCCCAGATTTGAAGAACAGAGCAG GTAACATGAAGAAGCAAGGAACAAAGAAATTGTCTGTAGAAAAGAAGAGTAAACAATACAGAGATTGCCCGCAGCACTATGCCCTTGAAGAAATAAAACAACGAAAAGTGTTAGATCTTCGAAGATG GTACTGTATAAGTCGGCCACAATATAAGACATCCTGTGGCATTTCTTCTCTGGTATCTTGCTGGAATTTCCTGTATAGCACAATAGGAGTAGGAAA CTTACCACCCATAACTCAAGAAGAAGCTTTACATATATTGGGTTTTCAACCCCCTTTTGAAGAAATTAGATTTGGTCCATTTACTGGCAATACTACTTTAATGAG GTGGTTTAGACAAATTAATGATCATTTCCATGTAAAAGGATGTTCATATTTTCTGTATAAACCTCATGGTAAGAATAAGACAGCGGGAGAGACTG ctTTTGGAGCATTGTCAAAGTTAACACAAGGATTGCAAGATGAATCAATGGCCTACATCTATCATTGTCAAAATCATTATTTTTGCCCAATTGGATATGAAGCAACCCCAGTAAAACCTGCAAAGGCATACAA AGGGCCTCTCTTACAGCAAGAAGTTGAACATTGGATACTGATTGGTGAACCAAGCAGAAAACACCCCACCATTCACTGCAAAAA GTGGGCAGATATTGTAACTGACTTAAATACTCAAAATCCAGAATACCTAGACATTCGACACCTAGAAAGGGGTCTTCAGTATCGAAAGACAAAGAAG GCAGGGGGAAACCTTCATTGCATCATTGGTCTTCAGAAGCTCCACTGGCAAAGGTTTGGTCCCTGGAATTACCCATTTGGAAATAGTAGGTCAGAATTGCATGTACAGTCCCAGCCGCAGGGTATAGCCAAATCTGAAAGTGAAGACAACATCTCAAAGAAGCCGCATGGGCGTCTGGGCAGATCTTTCAGTGCTGGCTTCCACCAAGAGTCTGTCTGGAAGAAGTTGTCTCATCTTCATGAAAGACGGAGCAGTGGCTTTCAGAGTTACACAGACTATGATGGGAATGACTAA